A genomic region of Vitis vinifera cultivar Pinot Noir 40024 chromosome 7, ASM3070453v1 contains the following coding sequences:
- the LOC100260641 gene encoding germin-like protein 5-1, which yields MELLFAYLIIFAAISGALASDPDPLQDVCVADFASGVTVNGFACKDVANISAADFSFDGLAKAGVPNNSLGAVAAVATVNEIPGLNTMGLSLSRADFAPGGLIQPHTHPRATEMVFVLDGVLDVSFITTSNVLVSKTVKKGEIFVFPRGLTHFLKNNSDKPAAVLATFNSQLPGTQVIAQTLFAATPEVPDNVLTRAFQISTEEVDKIKSKLAPNKK from the exons ATGGAGCTCCTTTTTGCATATTTGATCATCTTCGCTGCCATCTCCGGCGCTCTTGCTTCAGATCCCGATCCTCTTCAAGATGTCTGCGTTGCAGATTTTGCTTCAG GGGTAACGGTCAACGGATTTGCATGCAAGGATGTCGCAAACATATCCGCGGCCGACTTCTCCTTCGATGGCCTGGCTAAGGCAGGAGTTCCCAACAATTCGTTGGGAGCCGTGGCGGCTGTGGCCACCGTGAACGAGATTCCAGGGCTCAACACGATGGGTCTTTCGTTGTCCCGAGCGGACTTTGCACCCGGCGGCCTAATCCAACCTCACACCCACCCACGAGCCACCGAGATGGTGTTCGTTCTGGACGGTGTATTGGACGTCAGCTTCATAACCACCTCAAATGTGCTGGTTTCTAAGACCGTTAAGAAGGGTGAAATTTTTGTGTTCCCCCGAGGTCTGACTCACTTCCTGAAGAACAATAGCGACAAGCCTGCCGCCGTCCTGGCCACCTTCAACAGCCAGTTGCCGGGGACGCAGGTGATAGCACAAACGCTATTCGCGGCAACGCCGGAAGTTCCAGACAATGTGCTGACCAGAGCCTTCCAGATTAGTACCGAGGAAGTTGATAAAATCAAGTCCAAGTTGGCCCCAAATAAGAAGTAG